One region of Streptomyces sp. NBC_00442 genomic DNA includes:
- a CDS encoding NAD(P)/FAD-dependent oxidoreductase: MSAARPVDAAVVGGGPAGLSAALYLARYNREVLVFDTGHGRSTHHQVNHNYLGFPGGIPTVDLRKLGTEQLARYPRARIAHHRVTAVEGDAERGFTLHAQDLRWRARTLVLATGVLDHFPHFPHWESYVGRSMFWCITCDGYENRGRSILVVGHTDAAAGEAMQLHSLTDRVRLLTNSAHDEISLKFRARLAAAGIGVIHDRIAEPEGSDGLLTAIHTRGGLRIPLDSLFSIQGATPETALARQLGVDLAESGYVVVDTEQKTSVPGVYAAGDLTALHSHQVTSAVHEGAQAASAANYFLYPPELKAD, from the coding sequence ATGAGCGCGGCGCGGCCGGTCGACGCGGCCGTCGTGGGCGGCGGCCCCGCGGGCCTGTCGGCCGCCCTGTACCTGGCGCGCTACAACCGCGAGGTGCTCGTCTTCGACACCGGCCACGGCCGGTCCACCCACCACCAGGTCAACCACAACTACCTGGGCTTCCCCGGCGGCATCCCCACCGTCGACCTGCGCAAGCTCGGCACCGAGCAGCTCGCCCGCTATCCCCGCGCCCGGATCGCGCACCACCGGGTGACCGCCGTCGAGGGCGACGCGGAGCGCGGCTTCACCCTGCACGCGCAGGACCTGAGGTGGCGGGCCCGCACCCTGGTGCTCGCCACCGGCGTCCTCGACCACTTCCCGCACTTCCCGCACTGGGAGTCGTACGTCGGCCGCTCCATGTTCTGGTGCATCACCTGCGACGGCTACGAGAACCGGGGCCGCTCCATCCTGGTCGTCGGGCACACCGACGCGGCGGCCGGCGAAGCGATGCAGCTGCACAGCCTGACCGACCGGGTCCGGCTCCTCACCAACAGCGCACACGACGAGATCAGCCTGAAGTTCCGCGCCAGGCTCGCGGCGGCCGGCATCGGGGTGATCCACGACCGGATCGCCGAACCCGAGGGATCCGATGGGCTGTTGACGGCGATCCACACCCGGGGCGGCCTGCGCATCCCGCTGGACTCGCTGTTCTCCATCCAGGGCGCCACGCCCGAGACGGCCCTCGCCCGCCAACTCGGCGTGGATCTCGCGGAGTCGGGCTACGTCGTGGTCGACACCGAGCAGAAGACGTCCGTGCCCGGGGTGTACGCGGCGGGCGACCTCACCGCGCTCCACTCCCACCAGGTGACCTCCGCCGTCCACGAGGGCGCGCAGGCCGCGTCGGCAGCCAACTACTTCCTTTATCCACCGGAGTTGAAGGCCGACTGA
- a CDS encoding endonuclease/exonuclease/phosphatase family protein — protein MDTLSTGRVAEHAVVHVRRRHPWRVVSSLAGALLLAGVSAVVGCRAADSDGVTPVPQALAFLPWLLVPGSAGLALAALGRWRTGMVWGVAVLAVTGWYTQPYGAAATRPKGPILAEFTVLTSNTEFGWATDDLITAVRHERPDVVFVEECSFRCADALAARVPASDYPYRDVVREDGSAGSAILSRFPLKPAEPIESEMAMPGAVATIGGRDVRLQLAHPMPPLPGADAKWRQELGRVREFARSARGGPVILAGDFNATQDHALFRSVLDEGALYDSARLAGQSRTWSWPADRTTPLHTQIDHVLVSGDFKAASARFLTLRGTDHRALLVKLGLYGE, from the coding sequence TTGGACACCTTGAGCACCGGGAGGGTGGCGGAGCACGCGGTGGTGCACGTACGCCGCCGGCATCCCTGGCGGGTGGTCTCCTCGCTGGCCGGGGCGCTCCTGCTGGCCGGGGTCAGCGCGGTGGTGGGCTGCCGGGCCGCCGATTCGGACGGGGTCACTCCCGTTCCGCAGGCCCTCGCGTTCCTGCCCTGGCTGCTGGTGCCCGGCAGCGCGGGTCTCGCGCTCGCGGCGCTCGGGCGGTGGCGCACCGGGATGGTGTGGGGCGTGGCGGTGCTCGCGGTCACCGGCTGGTACACCCAGCCGTACGGAGCCGCCGCGACCCGGCCGAAGGGGCCGATCCTCGCCGAGTTCACGGTGCTCACCTCCAACACCGAGTTCGGGTGGGCGACGGACGATCTGATCACCGCCGTCCGGCACGAGCGGCCCGACGTCGTGTTCGTCGAGGAATGCAGCTTCCGTTGCGCCGACGCGCTCGCCGCCCGCGTGCCGGCGTCCGACTATCCCTACCGTGACGTCGTACGCGAGGACGGCTCGGCGGGATCCGCGATCCTCAGCCGCTTCCCGCTCAAGCCCGCCGAGCCCATCGAGTCGGAGATGGCGATGCCGGGGGCGGTGGCCACGATCGGCGGGCGCGACGTACGGCTCCAGCTCGCGCACCCCATGCCCCCGCTCCCCGGCGCCGACGCGAAATGGCGTCAAGAGCTGGGCAGAGTAAGGGAGTTCGCGAGGTCGGCCAGGGGCGGTCCGGTGATCCTGGCCGGCGACTTCAACGCCACGCAGGACCACGCGCTGTTCCGTTCGGTACTCGACGAGGGCGCCCTGTACGACAGCGCCCGGCTCGCCGGACAGTCGCGCACCTGGTCCTGGCCCGCCGACCGCACGACCCCGCTGCACACCCAGATCGACCACGTCCTGGTGAGCGGCGACTTCAAGGCGGCGTCCGCCCGCTTCCTCACCCTGCGCGGCACCGACCACCGCGCGCTCCTCGTGAAGCTCGGGCTGTACGGCGAGTAG
- the trpS gene encoding tryptophan--tRNA ligase, which produces MTTTPRPTTTPGPTPTGTAPAVPATADRILTGDRPTGPLHLGHYFGTLRNRVRLQNEGVDLFLVIPDYQVLTDRDVAERLSEHVEGLVLDYLAAGVDPARATVFTHSSVPALNQLLLPFLSLVSVAELGRNPTVKDEIAHSRQAAVSGLMYTYPAHQAADILFCKATLVPVGRDQEPHLELTRTIARRFNERYGPVFPEPRTLLSEAPLLLGTDGTKMSKSRANSIALKASPDETARLIRGAKTDATRLISYEPELRPEVSNLVLLAALCQGRDPHEVAAGIGDGGASALKAAVTEAVNTHLAPLRARRAAYAQDLGYVRQLIREGNARANAVAEATLDEVREAMGTFR; this is translated from the coding sequence ATGACCACGACCCCGCGCCCCACGACCACCCCCGGCCCCACCCCGACGGGCACCGCCCCCGCTGTCCCGGCCACCGCCGACCGCATCCTGACCGGCGACCGGCCCACCGGGCCCCTCCACCTCGGCCACTACTTCGGCACCCTGCGCAACCGGGTCCGGCTCCAGAACGAGGGCGTCGACCTCTTCCTCGTCATCCCCGACTATCAGGTGCTGACCGACCGGGACGTCGCCGAGCGTCTGAGCGAGCACGTGGAGGGCCTGGTCCTCGACTATCTCGCGGCCGGTGTGGACCCGGCCCGCGCGACCGTCTTCACCCACAGCTCGGTCCCCGCCCTCAACCAGTTGCTGCTGCCCTTCCTGAGCCTGGTCTCGGTCGCCGAACTCGGCCGCAACCCCACCGTCAAGGACGAGATCGCCCACTCCCGCCAGGCGGCCGTCTCCGGGCTGATGTACACCTACCCCGCCCACCAGGCCGCCGACATCCTGTTCTGCAAGGCCACCCTCGTCCCGGTCGGCCGGGACCAGGAACCGCACCTGGAGCTGACCCGCACGATCGCCCGGCGCTTCAACGAGCGCTACGGTCCGGTCTTCCCCGAGCCGCGCACCCTGCTCTCCGAGGCACCCCTGCTGCTCGGCACCGACGGCACGAAGATGAGCAAGAGCCGCGCCAACTCCATTGCGCTGAAGGCGAGTCCGGACGAAACGGCACGGCTGATCCGGGGCGCGAAGACGGATGCGACCCGGCTCATCTCCTACGAGCCGGAGCTCCGCCCCGAAGTGAGCAACCTGGTGCTCCTCGCCGCGCTCTGCCAGGGCCGCGATCCGCACGAGGTGGCCGCCGGGATCGGCGACGGCGGAGCGTCGGCCCTGAAGGCGGCGGTCACGGAGGCGGTCAACACCCACCTCGCCCCCCTGCGGGCCCGCCGCGCCGCGTACGCCCAAGACCTGGGATATGTACGCCAGTTGATCCGCGAGGGCAACGCGCGGGCCAACGCGGTGGCCGAAGCGACCCTGGACGAGGTGCGGGAGGCGATGGGCACGTTCCGCTAG
- a CDS encoding nuclear transport factor 2 family protein yields the protein MNTRTATADVTATATAAAATPATALTEASRAVILAYMDTLTTGDFDALSVFFAPDATWTLAGDLPLSRTWTGAEEILGEFVPAMVSHFVPETMELEFEGVIADGERVFAEWNTRALTKEGTRYDQHCLAVFTVRDGQIVAVREYFDTLHAKNVVFV from the coding sequence GTGAACACCCGGACCGCCACCGCCGATGTCACCGCCACCGCCACCGCCGCCGCCGCCACCCCCGCCACCGCCCTCACCGAGGCGAGCCGCGCCGTGATCCTCGCCTACATGGACACCCTCACCACCGGCGACTTCGACGCCCTGAGCGTCTTCTTCGCGCCGGACGCGACCTGGACCCTCGCCGGTGACCTGCCGCTCTCGCGGACCTGGACGGGCGCCGAGGAGATCCTCGGCGAGTTCGTCCCCGCGATGGTGTCGCACTTCGTGCCCGAGACGATGGAGCTGGAATTCGAAGGCGTCATCGCCGACGGCGAGCGGGTCTTCGCCGAGTGGAACACCCGCGCCCTCACCAAGGAGGGCACCCGCTACGACCAGCACTGCCTCGCCGTCTTCACCGTGCGGGACGGGCAGATCGTCGCCGTCCGCGAGTACTTCGACACCCTGCACGCCAAGAATGTCGTCTTCGTCTGA
- a CDS encoding zinc-binding dehydrogenase, with the protein MKAVLPAADADTPVLLGEAPEPAPAHNELVMSVEAYSVNRGETFQLDGQLDRTWQGWRPGKDVSGVVVRPAADGSGPAAGTRVVAHPPAYGWAERVAVPTSSVAELPDGVDAVTAAALPLAGITALRLLRAAGPVAGRRILITGASGGVGHYVTELAAASGAAVTAVVAYAERGARLAELGADTLVTSVADAPGPYDIVLESVGGDSLPAALGRLAPGGLLVWFGQASRTPVTLDFFDFFKGPNQARIAHFDYTTSETTYGRDLAALVRLVETGRLHPEIGSVRDWSRTAEVIADLRARKVRGNAVLTLS; encoded by the coding sequence ATGAAGGCCGTACTGCCCGCCGCCGACGCCGACACCCCCGTCCTCCTGGGAGAGGCCCCCGAACCCGCCCCGGCGCACAACGAGTTGGTGATGTCGGTCGAGGCGTACTCGGTCAACCGGGGCGAGACCTTCCAGCTCGACGGGCAGCTCGACCGCACCTGGCAGGGGTGGCGTCCCGGCAAGGACGTATCGGGGGTCGTCGTGCGGCCGGCCGCCGATGGGAGCGGGCCCGCAGCCGGCACCCGGGTGGTGGCCCACCCGCCCGCGTACGGCTGGGCCGAGCGGGTCGCGGTGCCGACGTCGAGCGTGGCCGAACTCCCCGACGGCGTGGACGCGGTGACCGCCGCCGCGCTGCCGCTCGCCGGCATCACCGCGCTGCGCCTGCTGCGCGCGGCGGGCCCGGTCGCCGGGCGCCGGATCCTGATCACGGGGGCGAGCGGGGGAGTGGGCCACTACGTCACGGAGCTCGCCGCGGCGTCGGGAGCGGCCGTCACGGCCGTCGTCGCCTACGCCGAACGGGGCGCCAGACTCGCCGAGTTGGGCGCCGACACCCTGGTCACGTCGGTGGCCGATGCGCCGGGCCCGTACGACATCGTGCTCGAATCGGTCGGCGGTGACAGCCTGCCCGCCGCGCTCGGCCGGCTCGCCCCCGGCGGCCTGCTCGTCTGGTTCGGCCAGGCGAGCCGCACCCCGGTGACCCTGGACTTCTTCGACTTCTTCAAGGGCCCGAACCAGGCCCGCATCGCCCACTTCGACTACACCACGTCCGAGACCACCTACGGCCGCGACCTCGCGGCCCTGGTCCGCCTGGTGGAGACGGGCCGGCTGCACCCGGAGATCGGCTCGGTACGGGACTGGTCCCGCACGGCCGAGGTCATCGCCGACCTCAGGGCCCGCAAGGTGCGGGGCAACGCCGTCCTGACGCTGTCCTGA
- a CDS encoding LysR family transcriptional regulator — MFELRRLRSFLAVAEERNFTRAAERLHIAQPALSRQVRRLEQELGVRLLDRTTHAVEPTDAGRLLMERGTELCAEADRLWRDVCGFAETERDTLTLGYSTSTGYGTAPALLAALAEHHPDLTVTTRLLPSADIVAGVTDGTLDAGLVRCPPPTPELVRTLVRLEPQGVLLHAGHPLAAQDDVEVTSLAGESLLVHPREANPGHFDAITAIFERAGVTPRLLLRQLSFDAAHTPVARGEAVSVIGASAIEGLPAGLVWRPLRPAAAIELHLLTRGRARRPAVAPMLRTASRTARAQGWLHSPA; from the coding sequence ATGTTCGAACTCCGCCGTCTGCGCTCCTTCCTCGCCGTCGCCGAGGAACGAAACTTCACACGCGCCGCCGAACGGCTGCACATCGCCCAGCCCGCGCTCAGCCGCCAGGTCCGCCGGCTGGAGCAGGAGCTCGGCGTGCGACTGCTCGACCGCACCACGCACGCCGTCGAACCCACTGACGCCGGGCGCCTGTTGATGGAGCGCGGCACCGAACTGTGCGCGGAGGCCGACCGGTTGTGGCGCGACGTGTGCGGCTTCGCCGAGACCGAGCGTGACACCCTCACCCTCGGCTACAGCACGAGCACCGGGTACGGCACCGCGCCCGCCCTCCTCGCGGCGCTCGCCGAGCACCACCCGGACCTCACCGTCACCACCCGGCTGCTGCCCAGCGCCGACATCGTGGCCGGAGTGACCGACGGAACCCTGGACGCGGGTCTGGTCCGCTGCCCGCCCCCGACCCCCGAACTCGTCCGCACCCTCGTACGCCTCGAACCCCAGGGCGTGCTGCTGCACGCGGGACATCCGCTGGCGGCGCAGGACGACGTCGAGGTGACGTCGCTCGCCGGCGAGTCCCTCCTGGTGCACCCGCGCGAGGCCAACCCCGGGCACTTCGACGCGATCACGGCCATCTTCGAGCGGGCCGGCGTGACGCCCAGGCTCCTCCTGCGCCAACTGTCGTTCGACGCGGCGCACACCCCGGTGGCCCGGGGCGAGGCCGTCTCCGTGATCGGCGCATCGGCGATCGAGGGCCTCCCGGCCGGCCTGGTGTGGCGCCCGCTGCGCCCGGCGGCCGCGATCGAACTCCACCTGCTCACCCGGGGGCGTGCGCGCCGCCCGGCCGTCGCCCCGATGCTGCGTACGGCGTCGCGGACGGCGCGGGCGCAGGGGTGGCTGCACTCACCGGCGTAG
- a CDS encoding transglycosylase SLT domain-containing protein, producing the protein MAEQRVRRGRARWLVLPVAALAGWGCVRGVSASQDSGSPSHAASPRTSASAPADPSAKPAPSGAYDPADYAPQVRTYAKKAGVSARLLMAILYNEDYKPHDPAFERSWQKYKPDAAFGIANMHRAAFDETKRGRDFASRTWQELPDDRALAVEAAAWYLHDMSKQLPAHWAGPYSREELMALGYNAGGGNMAAFARGAKPGSQAADYLARLRGNWDKAAKAVGQAA; encoded by the coding sequence ATGGCTGAACAGCGCGTACGGCGCGGGCGTGCCCGATGGCTGGTGCTGCCGGTCGCGGCGCTCGCCGGATGGGGATGCGTACGCGGCGTATCGGCCTCGCAGGACTCGGGGAGCCCTTCGCACGCCGCGTCGCCCAGGACGTCCGCGTCCGCCCCGGCCGATCCGTCGGCCAAGCCGGCGCCGAGCGGTGCCTACGATCCCGCCGACTATGCGCCGCAGGTCCGCACGTACGCCAAGAAGGCGGGCGTGAGCGCGCGGCTGCTCATGGCGATCCTCTACAACGAGGACTACAAGCCGCACGACCCCGCCTTCGAGCGGAGCTGGCAGAAGTACAAGCCCGACGCCGCCTTCGGCATCGCGAACATGCACCGGGCGGCCTTCGACGAGACCAAGCGCGGCCGGGACTTCGCCTCCCGCACGTGGCAGGAGCTGCCCGACGACCGGGCTCTCGCGGTGGAGGCGGCGGCCTGGTATCTGCACGACATGTCCAAGCAGCTCCCGGCGCACTGGGCGGGTCCGTACTCGCGTGAGGAGCTGATGGCGCTCGGATACAACGCGGGCGGCGGCAACATGGCGGCGTTCGCGCGGGGCGCGAAGCCGGGGAGCCAGGCGGCCGACTATCTGGCGCGGCTGCGGGGGAACTGGGACAAGGCCGCGAAGGCCGTCGGCCAGGCGGCCTGA